Genomic DNA from Providencia sp. PROV188:
CGTTAGTTTATACCCGTTGTACTTTAAGTTGCAGGGGGAGCTATCAATAATTTCCCCCAGCAACGTAAATTATTCGGTTATTGAGTGATTAAGGGGCAACAACCATGGATTGTTGATTGCGCTCAGACTGTAAACGAGATTGTATCTCTACTGCTTGCTGTCTCGTTGCAAAAGGTCCTAATTGAACACGGTAGATGCCATTGTAAGGCTGTAGGCGACCCGGTACGTTAAACTGACTTTTTAAGTTATCCAACATACTTTGTGCGTTTGCTTTGCTACTGATAGCGCCAGCTTGAACTAAGAAACCACGTTCAGGAACGGATTCTGTTTCAGTGGCTTTCGGTGCAACTTGTGGTTCTGGCTGCTTGATGTTCATATCTGGCATCGTTGGTTGCATAGGTTCCGCAGGCTGTTTTACTGGTAATACGTTGCTTGGCGCTGGGGATTCTTGCATCACCGGTGTACCTAATGGACCTGAACCTAATTGTGGACGATCCGGCAGGGCATAACTTTGTTTAACAAAGTTTGAACCAACAGTTCCTGGCCCTGATAAGCTTCCATCTGGTGCAACTTGGATTGCATCAATTTTAATTTTTG
This window encodes:
- the rlpA gene encoding endolytic peptidoglycan transglycosylase RlpA yields the protein MRLQWIMLAMATTLLSGCINEDVKQQPTVPTNVPTQDVLGAEPHYEPYHPTANNDYQRNGKQYQIVREPAQFSQVGYASIYGQEASGQLTAIGERANPVELTAAHPTLPIPSYARITNMMNGRMMVVRINDRGPYTPGKSIAVSRAVADRLNLMTTTKIKIDAIQVAPDGSLSGPGTVGSNFVKQSYALPDRPQLGSGPLGTPVMQESPAPSNVLPVKQPAEPMQPTMPDMNIKQPEPQVAPKATETESVPERGFLVQAGAISSKANAQSMLDNLKSQFNVPGRLQPYNGIYRVQLGPFATRQQAVEIQSRLQSERNQQSMVVAP